In Toxotes jaculatrix isolate fToxJac2 chromosome 12, fToxJac2.pri, whole genome shotgun sequence, the following are encoded in one genomic region:
- the adamts15a gene encoding A disintegrin and metalloproteinase with thrombospondin motifs 15a: MFIRTTFLLYFVVSLTKRVRCMESELCFPVRLDNHNHDRRDFDNDVGILKGNSLLKIRAFQQELVIDLHQDSNFIAPSISNQDAVWVSNSDVTTDLSRCFYSGYVNDDRYSYAALSLCKGVHGAFGFQGWEYFISPVQNDTASAQSAHIIRRRPSNNLKPNSASRCAVDSDLSLQVAQSLEKYKRLKDNSNVTETMLRRMGRAKRFASVPRYVETLVVADESMAQFHGDDLKHYLLTLMSVAARLYKHPSILNSISIVVVKIVIITEEDKGPKVSGNAAMTLRNFCTWQKKMNKNSDKHPDYWDTAILFTRQDLCGASTCDTLGMADVGTMCDPKRSCSVIEDDGLPSAFTTAHELGHVFNMPHDNVKACEDVFGKLQDNHMMSPTLIQINRTSPWSPCSAAIITEFLDSGHGECLLDQPQKPLTLPDLLPGTSYILDRQCELAFGEGSKPCPFMQPPCGRLWCTGKSNDHLVCMTRHFPWADGTHCGDGQVCDRGVCSDKQVQNVKVDGRWGKWGPFGSCSRTCGGGVQLSKRECNNPVPSNGGKYCQGVRVKYRSCNLNHCPDTGKTYREEQCETSGRNFNSNRIASSVVWVPKYSGVSPDDRCKLICRANGTGYFYVLAPKVVDGTPCSPDSTGICVQGKCIKAGCDGKIGSTKKFDKCGICGGDNKGCKKVSGLFTKPAHGYNFVVMLPVGAANIDIRQRGYKGMMSDDNYLAVKNSEGHYLLNGNYVVSAGERDIIVKSSLLRYSGTAGLSETLQAVKPLGEALTVEVLCAGKMTPPRIRYSFYLARQPKEDKTPKKEHINSHNSVLAEDSVKEKGGDTLKSYSKEDPALGKWISGGWDACSVTCGSGIQRRMVQCLRPDGKPGLDCDSSQRPSATRACGDPCPEWHIGEWSPCSRTCGKGFKRRPLHCKTQPGHLLPRDHCIGIRKPQELDFCNLRPC, translated from the exons ATGTTCATCAGAACGACTTTTCTCCTCTACTTTGTGGTCTCACTCACTAAACGTGTTCGTTGCATGGAAAGTGAACTTTGTTTCCCAGTTAGATTGGATAACCACAACCATGACAGGAGGGATTTTGACAACGATGTGGGTATCCTTAAGGGAAACTCTCTCCTAAAAATACGAGCTTTCCAGCAGGAATTAGTGATTGATTTACATCAAGACTCTAATTTCATTGCTCCTTCCATTTCTAACCAAGACGCAGTCTGGGTCTCCAACTCCGATGTCACCACTGACCTAAGCCGGTGTTTCTACTCCGGATATGTGAATGATGACCGCTATTCTTATGCTGCTTTGAGCCTCTGTAAGGGTGTACACGGTGCGTTTGGCTTTCAAGGATGGGAATATTTTATCAGCCCGGTGCAAAATGACACCGCAAGCGCACAAAGCGCTCACATCATACGGCGCAGACCCAGCAACAACCTGAAGCCCAATTCAGCTTCTAGGTGCGCAGTGGACAGCGACTTAAGTCTCCAGGTTGCGCAATCGCTGGAGAAGTACAAGCGACTAAAAGACAACAGCAATGTGACCGAAACGATGCTGAGGAGGATGGGGAGAGCCAAAAGGTTCGCTTCAGTCCCTAGATACGTGGAGACGCTCGTGGTGGCGGACGAGTCCATGGCGCAGTTCCATGGAGACGACCTGAAACACTACCTCTTGACACTGATGTCAGTGGCAGCGAGGCTCTACAAACACCCCAGTATTCTGAACTCCATCAGCATAGTAGTTGTGAAGATCGTGATTATAACCGAGGAGGACAAAGGACCCAAGGTGTCCGGCAACGCAGCCATGACGCTGCGAAACTTTTGCACCTGGCAAAAAAAGATGAACAAAAACAGCGACAAGCATCCAGATTACTGGGACACAGCGATCCTTTTCACTAGACAG gaCCTGTGCGGTGCCTCCACCTGTGACACTCTTGGTATGGCGGATGTTGGCACCATGTGTGACCCCAAGAGGAGCTGCTCTGTGATCGAAGACGATGGCCTGCCTTCAGCCTTCACCACTGCCCATGAGCTTG GACACGTGTTCAACATGCCACATGACAATGTGAAGGCCTGTGAGGACGTGTTTGGGAAACTGCAGGACAACCACATGATGTCTCCAACGCTTATTCAGATCAACCGCACCAGCCCCTGGTCCCCCTGCAGTGCTGCCATCATCACTGAATTTTTGGACAGCGGGCATG GGGAATGTTTGCTCGACCAACCTCAGAAACCGCTGACCCTTCCTGACTTGCTGCCGGGAACATCCTACATCCTGGACCGTCAGTGTGAGCTCGCTTTTGGAGAAGGCTCCAAGCCATGTCCCTTCATGCAACCACCATGTGGTCGTCTGTGGTGCACAGGAAAGTCCAATGACCATTTGGTGTGCATGACTCGGCACTTCCCCTGGGCAGATGGCACCCACTGTGGGGATGGACAGGTGTGCGACCGAGGCGTCTGCTCTGACAAGCAGGTCCAAAATGTGAAG GTGGACGGCCGCTGGGGTAAGTGGGGGCCATTCGGTTCCTGCTCGCGCACATGTGGAGGCGGCGTTCAACTGTCTAAAAGGGAGTGTAACAACCCAGTTCCATCAAATGGGGGTAAATACTGCCAAGGGGTTCGGGTCAAATACCGCTCCTGCAACCTGAACCACTGCCCTGACACAG GCAAAACTTATCGTGAAGAGCAGTGTGAGACCAGTGGCCGCAATTTCAACAGTAACCGTATCGCTTCCTCTGTGGTGTGGGTACCAAAGTACTCTGGAGTGTCCCCTGATGACAGGTGTAAACTCATCTGCAGGGCTAATGGCACTGGCTACTTCTACGTCCTGGCACCCAAG GTTGTTGATGGGACTCCATGTTCCCCAGACTCCACAGGAATATGTGTCCAAGGAAAATGCATCAAGGCTGGCTGTGATGGAAAAATTGGCTCCACCAAGAAGTTTGATAAGTGTGGAATCTGTGGAGGTGATAACAAGGGCTGCAAGAAGGTGTCAGGACTCTTCACAAAGCCTGC GCACGGCTACAACTTTGTGGTCATGTTGCCGGTGGGTGCAGCCAACATAGACATCCGTCAGCGAGGCTACAAGGGAATGATGAGTGATGACAACTATTTGGCTGTGAAGAACAGCGAGGGCCATTACCTGCTCAACGGGAACTACGTTGTATCCGCTGGGGAGAGAGACATCATTGTGAAGAGCAGCCTGCTGCGCTACAGCGGCACAGCTGGTCTCTCCGAGACCCTGCAGGCTGTGAAGCCCTTGGGAGAAGCCCTGACTGTGGAGGTGCTGTGCGCAGGCAAGATGACACCTCCTCGAATCCGATACTCCTTCTACCTTGCCCGTCAACCAAAGGAGGACAAGACTCCGAAGAAGGAGCATATAAACTCCCATAACAGTGTCCTGGCTGAGGATAGTGTcaaggagaagggaggagacaCTCTTAAGTCTTACAGCAAGGAGGATCCTGCTCTTGGGAAATGGATATCCGGGGGCTGGGACGCGTGCTCAGTGACCTGTGGCAGTGGTATCCAGAGGAGGATGGTGCAGTGTCTGAGACCGGACGGGAAGCCGGGATTGGACTGCGATTCTTCACAAAGACCCTCAGCCACGAGGGCTTGTGGAGACCCATGTCCTGAGTGGCATATTGGGGAGTGGTCACCTTGCTCCAGAACCTGCGGGAAGGGCTTCAAGAGACGACCATTGCACTGTAAAACCCAACCTGGGCATCTCCTCCCAAGGGACCACTGCATTGGCATACGTAAACCACAGGAGCTGGACTTCTGTAACCTAAGGCCTTGCTAG